From the genome of Rudaeicoccus suwonensis:
TCCGACGGCACCGAGTTCAGCGTCTTCAGCGCCTCGGCAACAGCCGTCGACGTGTGCCTGTTCGACGACGCCGGAGCCGAGATCCGCGTGCCTCTCACTCCCCACGCGCACGGCATCTGGGCCGGTCACGTGGCGGGTGTCGGCGCCGGCCGGCGCTATGGCTTCCGCACCGACGGACCGTGGGCGCCGAGCGCCGGTCACCGCCACAATCCGGCCAAGTTGCTGCTGGATCCCTACGCACGCGGCATCGTCGGCGACGTGCAGTGGCGTCCGGAGGTTTTCGGCCATGTGGTCGACGAACAGCTGTCCGGTGACGGGGATGTGCGCGACACACGGGACTCTGCGGCATACGTGCCGCGCAGCGTCGTGGTCGGCAACGGATTCGACTGGGGGGTCGACCGCCCACTGCGTACGCAGTGGGATCGCACGGTGATTTACGAGACGCACGTGCGAGGGCTGACCCGGCAACTGAGCTCCGTGCCCGACCATCTGCGCGGCACGTATGCCGGGCTCGCGCATCCCGCGACGATCGCGCATCTGCAACAGCTCGGGGTCACCGCCGTCGAACTGCTGCCGGTGCATGCGTTCACGTCCGAGCCACGGCTCGTGCAGCACGGCCTGGTGAACTACTGGGGATACAACACACTCGGGTTCTTCGCGCCGCACGGCGGGTATGCCGCAAGCGTAGATCCGCAGGAGCGCATCCATGAGTTCAAGGGCATGGTCAAACTGCTGCACGCGGCGGGCATCGAGGTGATCCTCGACGTCGTCTACAACCACACGTGCGAGCAGGGCGCCTCCGGTGGAGCAACCCTGTCGTGGCGGGGCTTGGACAACGCGACCTACTACCGGCTCGACGAGCGGGGCAACGACGTCGACGTAACCGGGTGCGGCAACACCCTCGACATGCGTCAGCCGGTGCCCATCCGGATGGTGCTGGACTCGTTGCGTTACTGGGTGAGCGAGATGCACGTCGACGGTTTCCGCTTCGACCTGGCGCCGGCGCTGGCCCGCGGGCTGGACGACGCCTTCCACCCCGACCACCCGTTCCTGATGGCGTTGCGGACGGATCCCGTGCTGGGCCAGGTGAAGCTGATCGCCGAGCCGTGGGACGTCGGCTCGCACGGCTGGCGGACCGGTCAGTTCCCGGCGCCCTTCGCCGAGTGGAACGACCGGTTTCGTGACACCGTGCGCGACTTCTGGCTCGGCGACGTCGCCGCCGACCTCGCCGGGCACCCCGGCCACGGGGTCAGCGATCTGGGCACCCGGCTGGCGGGATCACGGGACCTGTTCGGATCTCGGTCACCCATGTCCTCGATCAACTTCGTCACGGCTCACGACGGCTTCAGCCTCGCCGACCTGACGGCATACAGCCGCAAACACAACGGCGCCAACGGCGAGGGCAACCGCGACGGCAGCGACAACAACCGGTCGTGGAACTTCGGCGTCGAGGGCCACGAAGGTGCGTCCGCGGAGACCGAGAAGCTGCGCCGACGCGCGATCCGCAACCAGTTGGCCACCCTCGTGCTCGCGTGCGGTGTACCGATGCTGACCGGTGGCGACGAGTTCGGCCGCAGTCAGCGCGGCAACAACAACGCCTACTGTCAGGACAACGACATCAGTTGGTACGACTGGTCGTTGGAGCAGTGGCAGCGAGATTTGGTCGAGACCACCGGCTTTTTGGTGGCCTTGCGGGCCGCGCATCCTGTGTTGCGGCAGCGCACGTTCTTCCCCGGTGAGCCGACCGACGGCGACGCGCTGGCTGCCCTGCACTGGCACGGCATCGACGGCTCGATCCTGACCGCCGAGCAGTGGAACGACGGCACCACACGCACGGTGCAGGTGGTCTTCGACGGCGCCGATGTCGGGGACGACCGGTTGCTGCTGGTGCTGCACGGCTCGGCGCACGACAGCGTTGTGACCCTTCCGGCGAACACCGGGGTGACGCACTGGGAACTGATGTGGGACAGCGGCTGCGAGCGACCGGATGCTGTGGACAGCCGCACCGTCTCGGTCGGCGAGGCGCTGCCGGTCGAGGCGGCGTCCTTCGTCATACTGCGCGGGGTCGGTTCCGACATCGACTGATCCCGCGACATTCGACGCCAGGGCTGTCATTGGCGCCCTGGCGTCGAATATCGCCGGTCAATCGCGCGCCGGTCAATCGCGCAGCAGGTCAGTCGAGCTGGCGCGTCGCCACCAGGTTGCGGTACCACTCGAAGCTGGCCTTGGGCGTGCGCTTCTGCGTGCCGTAGTCGACATGGACCGCGCCGAACCGCTTGGCGTAGCCCTCTGCCCACTCGAAGTTGTCCAGCAACGACCACAGGTAGTAGCCGCGCACGTCGACGCCCTCGCCACGAGCGGCAGCCAGCGCAGTCAGGTGAGTGCGCAGATACTCGATGCGGTCCTGGTCGTCGATGCTGCCGTCCGACCGCACCTCGTCGACGCTGGCACGACCGTTTTCGGTGATGTAGATCGGCGGTAGACCCGGGTAGGTGTCCTTCAGCCAGTGCATCAGCCTGTTCAGCCCGTCGGCGTCGATCGGCCAGCCCATTTCGGTCAACGGTTCGCCGTCCGGGATCACCAGCTTGGCACCGATGTCATCGGCAGTGCGACGCGAGGCATCCGGCTCGTCATTGGGCACGGCCTTGACGTTGCTCGGGAAGTAGTAGTTGACGCCCAGGAAGTCCAGCGGTGCCCCGATCGTGGCCAGATCACCGTCGCGGATCCACCCGAAGTCGCTGAGCTCGCCCCACGTCTGTCGCGCGAGCTGCGGATAACGACCGGCCAGCACCGGGTCGGTGAACAACAGGTTGCTCAGCAACAGAGACCGATCGGCGGCCGCCACATCAGCCGGATCATCCGAAACAGGTTGCACCGGTTGCAGATTGAGCGTGATGCCGATCTGGTTCTTGATGTCTGTTGCGCGCAGCGCGGCCAGAGCGAAACCGTGCCCGAGCAGCAGGTGGTGCGCCGCCGCGAGGGCGCCGTCACCCTCCTTGGCACCGGGCGCGTGACGCCCCTCGGCATACCCGAGGATCGAGGAGCAGAACGGCTCGTTCAGGGTGATCCACCGGTGCACCCGGTCACCGAGGTGATCGTGCACGAGTGCGGCGTAGTCGGCGAACCGGTGGGCGGTGTCGCGGTTGCGCCAGCCTCCGGCATCCTCCAGCGCCTGCGGCAGGTCCCAGTGGTAGATCGTCGCGCATGGGTCAATTCCGTTGTCCAGCAACGAATCCACCAGGCGGTCGTAGAAATCGAGACCGGCTTTGTTTGCTTCTCCGGCGCCGTCGGGCTGGATCCGCGGCCAAGCGATCGAAAAGCGATAGCTGTCGAGGCCGAGTCGCCGCATGAGCTCGATGTCCTCGGGGTAGCGGTGATAGTGGTCGCACGCGACATCGCCGGTGTCACCACCGACGACGGCGCCGGGCGTGTGGCTGAACGTGTCCCAGATCGAGGTGCCGCGGCCGTCCTCGTCGACTGCCCCCTCGATCTGGTATGACGCTGTCGCAGCGCCGAAGACGAAGTCGGCGGGGAACTGAACACTCATTGATTTCACTCTCTTTCACAAATGCATAGGTGTGACGGTCAGTGCGGCCCACCCTTCGGGCGCGGTCGGAATCGGCAGGATCGACGAGGATGCGGTCGGCGCCCTCAGGCACCGATCACCGCAACAGGCGTCGCCGGCAACTGGACGACGGCCACGGCGTACGGCGGTAACTGCGCGACGCCGTAGGCCGACAGATCGATCTCGTCGGCGGATCCGTTGACGAACCAGGCGAACTCGCGGCCGTCGTCATGGGTGACCCCGTCGACGACGACGCGTGGGTCGGCGATGCTTGCTCGACGCTCGACGTGGGCTTCGGCCGCGAGTGCGGCATACAACCGCCAGGTGTCCTCGGGGTTCACCCGTGGGCGACGAGCCGCGAAATACTCGACAGGCAGGGTGCATAGCACCGCCTGGCCGTCACCGTGTCGTCGGCGCACGAGCACCGGTCGGTCGTGCTGATCGACCGCGACGATCTGTGCACCAGCGTCGTCGCCGACGAGCTCGACCGGCAGGATGCTGCGCCCACCGGCTGAACCAGCCGCTTCGAATCGAAGCGTTTCACCGACCTCGAAGCCGCCGAACGATGCGAGGAAGCGCACCTCGACCACATCGTCGTCGACCGGCTCGACCATTCCGTAGCGCAGCGTGTGCCGCACACCGAACAGCTCCTCGAGACCTGTCCACCACGGCCCACGTTGCACCGGCGAATCACCGAGTCCGTAGGAAACATAGACCGTTCGGCCGGCTGCGGCCGCCCGCTCCAGGCCATGCCAGGTCGGCACGGTCAGCGCCTTCACCGACGGCACCAGCACCAGGTCGGCGCCGTCCGGCAGAACCTCCGGTTCACGCACGAACACCGGCCCGAGGTCGGCCTCGCGACAGGCGACATACGCCTGCTCGAGCACGTCGACGATGTGCGTGCGTTCCTGCTCGCCGAAGGTCCAGTGTTTCGGCGCGTCGATGTATGCCGGGACCAGCAACGCTGTCTGCGTCGACCAACGACGGCACGCGGGCAGGTCGACAGCTTCGACGACCTCCCGCAGACGAGTCATCTCATGCAGTTGCGGTTTGCACGAACCGTCGACCCGGGTGAGCCCGAAGTGCAGCTCGAAGGGATGGTGACGGTAGGGATCCTGCTGCGGCAGATTGTCGAAATCGGTGTTGTTCCAGGCCAACCAGCCGGTCGCACCGGCAAGCAGCGTCGAATGCAGCACCTGCCGGTAGTACTGCGCTGCGTGTTCGTCGGAGGCGAAATCGGAGCTGACCCCGAACTCCTCCAACACCGTGGGCAGCCCCGCGACGTTCGCCATCTCGCAGACGAAGGCCGCACGAAGGTGCTGCCGCACGACGTCGTCGCCCATCGGATAGACGTGTGGGCCGACGAAGTCGGTGACCTTCGCCAGATCGCGGACGCTGAAGCCGTTGTCCTTGCCGGTCACCTCCTCACCCCAGGCGCCGTCGCCGATCGAGATCGGCTCGGTCGCACCACCGGCCCGTATGGCGGTGACCATCAGTTGTGCCCACGCTGTCACGGCGGCGCGATCGCCCGCGCCGCCGTAGATGGGCATCTCGTTGGACACCAGCCAACCGGCAACGGCGGCGTCGCCGGCGAAGCGACGAGTCACCTCGGTCAGGTAGTGGGCCTGCTGGGCGACCATCCAGACGTCCGTATACAGATCCCGCCCGCCCCGCCAGGCGGGGTCCCAGTTCTCCCCCGACATGTGACCGACGAGAAACGTTGGGATCGTGCGCATTCCGAGCTCTCGATGAAGCGTGAGGAACTGTGCGAATCGCTCCATGACTGCTTCGTCGAGAACGCCCGGCTCGGGCATGGCGTGTGGCCAGAACAGGAAGGACCTGGTCACGTCGAGGCCGTTGTCGCGCATGAGCGTGAGCTCCTCGCGGACCAGTTGCTCGTCATACGACTGCCACATGAACGGACCGCCGCCGCGAGACCAGAAGTTGCAGCCGAACCACACCTGCTTGCGACCGTCGCTGCGCAGGAAACGCAGCGGTCGCTCGACACCGCGGCTCACTTGACAGCTCCCGCCGTCAAACCGGCGACCAGGTATCGCTGCAGCAGCAGGAAGATCACCACGATCGGCAGGCTGACGACCAGTGAGGCAGCCATGACCTGGTTCCAGTAGACGTTGATCTGCGTGGAGTAGCTCTGCAGACCGATCGCCAGCGTCTCGGTGGACGGATTAGTCATCTGCGACGCAAAGAGGATCTCGCCCCATGAGGTCATGAACGAATACACAGCAACCGCAATGACTCCCGGCCGAGCCGCCGGCAACAC
Proteins encoded in this window:
- the glgX gene encoding glycogen debranching protein GlgX, whose translation is MPIQATAAARRSLDDPPPLGATIDSDGTEFSVFSASATAVDVCLFDDAGAEIRVPLTPHAHGIWAGHVAGVGAGRRYGFRTDGPWAPSAGHRHNPAKLLLDPYARGIVGDVQWRPEVFGHVVDEQLSGDGDVRDTRDSAAYVPRSVVVGNGFDWGVDRPLRTQWDRTVIYETHVRGLTRQLSSVPDHLRGTYAGLAHPATIAHLQQLGVTAVELLPVHAFTSEPRLVQHGLVNYWGYNTLGFFAPHGGYAASVDPQERIHEFKGMVKLLHAAGIEVILDVVYNHTCEQGASGGATLSWRGLDNATYYRLDERGNDVDVTGCGNTLDMRQPVPIRMVLDSLRYWVSEMHVDGFRFDLAPALARGLDDAFHPDHPFLMALRTDPVLGQVKLIAEPWDVGSHGWRTGQFPAPFAEWNDRFRDTVRDFWLGDVAADLAGHPGHGVSDLGTRLAGSRDLFGSRSPMSSINFVTAHDGFSLADLTAYSRKHNGANGEGNRDGSDNNRSWNFGVEGHEGASAETEKLRRRAIRNQLATLVLACGVPMLTGGDEFGRSQRGNNNAYCQDNDISWYDWSLEQWQRDLVETTGFLVALRAAHPVLRQRTFFPGEPTDGDALAALHWHGIDGSILTAEQWNDGTTRTVQVVFDGADVGDDRLLLVLHGSAHDSVVTLPANTGVTHWELMWDSGCERPDAVDSRTVSVGEALPVEAASFVILRGVGSDID
- a CDS encoding GH1 family beta-glucosidase — protein: MSVQFPADFVFGAATASYQIEGAVDEDGRGTSIWDTFSHTPGAVVGGDTGDVACDHYHRYPEDIELMRRLGLDSYRFSIAWPRIQPDGAGEANKAGLDFYDRLVDSLLDNGIDPCATIYHWDLPQALEDAGGWRNRDTAHRFADYAALVHDHLGDRVHRWITLNEPFCSSILGYAEGRHAPGAKEGDGALAAAHHLLLGHGFALAALRATDIKNQIGITLNLQPVQPVSDDPADVAAADRSLLLSNLLFTDPVLAGRYPQLARQTWGELSDFGWIRDGDLATIGAPLDFLGVNYYFPSNVKAVPNDEPDASRRTADDIGAKLVIPDGEPLTEMGWPIDADGLNRLMHWLKDTYPGLPPIYITENGRASVDEVRSDGSIDDQDRIEYLRTHLTALAAARGEGVDVRGYYLWSLLDNFEWAEGYAKRFGAVHVDYGTQKRTPKASFEWYRNLVATRQLD
- a CDS encoding glycoside hydrolase 5 family protein; this encodes MSRGVERPLRFLRSDGRKQVWFGCNFWSRGGGPFMWQSYDEQLVREELTLMRDNGLDVTRSFLFWPHAMPEPGVLDEAVMERFAQFLTLHRELGMRTIPTFLVGHMSGENWDPAWRGGRDLYTDVWMVAQQAHYLTEVTRRFAGDAAVAGWLVSNEMPIYGGAGDRAAVTAWAQLMVTAIRAGGATEPISIGDGAWGEEVTGKDNGFSVRDLAKVTDFVGPHVYPMGDDVVRQHLRAAFVCEMANVAGLPTVLEEFGVSSDFASDEHAAQYYRQVLHSTLLAGATGWLAWNNTDFDNLPQQDPYRHHPFELHFGLTRVDGSCKPQLHEMTRLREVVEAVDLPACRRWSTQTALLVPAYIDAPKHWTFGEQERTHIVDVLEQAYVACREADLGPVFVREPEVLPDGADLVLVPSVKALTVPTWHGLERAAAAGRTVYVSYGLGDSPVQRGPWWTGLEELFGVRHTLRYGMVEPVDDDVVEVRFLASFGGFEVGETLRFEAAGSAGGRSILPVELVGDDAGAQIVAVDQHDRPVLVRRRHGDGQAVLCTLPVEYFAARRPRVNPEDTWRLYAALAAEAHVERRASIADPRVVVDGVTHDDGREFAWFVNGSADEIDLSAYGVAQLPPYAVAVVQLPATPVAVIGA